The genomic interval GGCAATCGGGTAGCCGCTGAGGTGCCCGAGAAACGGTATTTTCTGACTTGCCCGGCGGATCGAGCGGATTGGGAAGGTCGCCCCCTGTCGTCGCGAGCGGTGCATGGCGTAGCTGGATCGGGGGCGGCTCTATCGATGAGCGCCTGCGCACTGACCACTAGCCTTTCGCAAACTCCGGCATCCAGGAGCGCAGCTCGCGGGCCGCGGCCGTCACGCTGGCGACATCGGGAAACTCCGCCGCCTCCACCATCATCATGCGCGCCAGCCGCACAGCCCCCGCCTCGCTGACCGCCGCCTCTCCGAATCCTCGATCAACTCGAAATCGATATTGTGCGCGACCCGAAGATGCGGCGGTGGCTGTGATCAAGTCGAACGTCAGCGTTTGGGAAGCGACGCCATTACCTCGCCCGCGTCCCCGTCTTCCAGGCAAGGCGTGACGGTCAACGGAAGTAGATCAGACCATTGGGCGACCCAACGATACATGGCCTTTGGATCACTCGATTCGGAGATCGCAAATCCCTGACCATTCATGCCATGCCAACGCCCCAACATCTTGACGCCGTCGGGTGGAGCGCCACCGGTTTCCAGGAAGCGCGCGACTGCTGCATTGAAAGTGCCTTGAGGTACAGACCAAGCAATGATGAATTTCATGCGAGTCTCCCATATTTGCAATTCATGGGTGAATGTCGCGGCTTCGCCGCTTGCGCACGATAGCGCCTGCAGGTCGGATAACAATGGCGAATGAATGGTCTGCTGATTGTTCGAGGGCGCCGTCCTGGAGGTCGACCAGCGGTGACGGATTGCGACCGTTTGGCCTCATGTCCCTCGCGACCGGAACCGTGTAGTATCCTTCTGACGCATGACAGAGGCGTGCCATGGCTGGCGAGCGCGTGCAGCGACGGCTAGCGGCAATTCTAGCGGCCGACATCGCTGGCTATAGCCGACTGATGGGCGCCGACGAAGAGGGCACGCTTGCCCAATTGAAGGCTCATCGCCATGCGCAGCTCGATCCCAAGATCGAGGAGCACCTGGGACGGATCGTCAAGACGACAGGCGACGGCATGCTGGCTGAGTTCGCTAGCGTGGTCGATGCACTGCGTTGCGCCATCGAGATCCAGCGCGGCATGCTCGAGCGCAATGCCGACGTCCCTCTGGAGAGGCGGATCGAGTTCCGTGTCGGCATTAATGTCGGCGATATCATCATCGACGGTGGCGACATCTATGGCGATGGCGTGAACGTGGCAGCCCGCCTGGAGGGCCTCGCTGAACCGGGTGGGATCTGCGTTTCGGGCCGCGTGCAGGAAGACGCGCGAGGCAAGCTCGACATCGCCTTTGAGGACGCCGGCGAACAGCAGCTCAAGAACATCGCCTGGCCGGTGCGGGTCTACCGGGTGCGGCTCGGCGGCGAAACAACCCAGGTCCGATCGGCCGTCGCACTTCCCTTGGCGCTTCCCGACAAGCCCTCGATCGTCGTCTTGCCGTTCACCAACATGAGCGGAGATTCCGAGCAGGATTATTTCGCCGACGGCGTGACCGAGGACATCATCACGGGGCTCTCACGTGCGCGCTGGCTCTTCGTAATAGCGCGGAACTCATCCTTCGCTTACAGGGGGCGCTCGACCGACGTTAAGCAGGTCGCGCACGAACTCGGTGTGCGCTACGTGCTCGAGGGCAGCATACGCAAGGTTGGGGAGCGCGTACGCATCAGCGCACAGCTGGCTGAGGGAACCTCCGGAAGACAGCTTTGGGCAAAGCGCTACGATCGCGAACTGTCCGACATATTCGCCATGCAGGACGAGATCACGGAGACGATCATCGGCGCGGTCGAGCCGGAGCTCGGAAAGGTCGAGCGCCGGCGCTCGGCCGGCAAGCGTCCGGATAATCTCGACGCCTGGGATCTCTACCAGCGCGGCATGTCGCACCTCTATGAATACACCAAGGAGGACCTGCAGCGCGCGCGGCAATATTTTGTCCAGGCAATTGCGAAGGACCCGCAGCTCGGGCCCGCACATTCCGGGCTCGCCGAGACCTATTACTACGAGGGTGTCTACGGCTTCGCAGAGTCCATTTCGGACAATCGCGAGAAGGCACTCGCACCCGCGCTGCGGGCAGTGGTACTCGACGCCGAGGATGCTGGCGCGCACTGCACGTTGGGGCGGGCCTACTACATGCGCCGCGCCTATGACGCTGCATTCCGGGAACTGAAGACGGCATTGGAGCTGAACCCTTCACTGGCGCTCGCACATTACGGCCTGGGTGCGACACTCCTATTCTCGGGACGCGCAGCGGAGAGCATCCCCCATCTGACCGCGGCGATACGGCTCAGTCCGCATGATCCGAACATGGGATCATTTTTGGTGCGGCTCGCTGATGCCGCGTATTTTCTGAAGCGCTACGAGGAAGCCGCCGAATGGGCAATGCGCGCACTGCAGCAGCCGAATTTCCAATGGTCGCGGTACACCGTGCTGATCGCGGCTCTGGCCCAGCTTGGCAGGCTCGACGAGGCCAGGAATTGCATCGACGAATTGCAGGCCAAGCGACCAAACACGTCAATAGCGTTTGTGCGAGAAACTCACCTGTTCGGCGACACGGCAAGCTTCGCGCACTATCTGGATGGCCTCCGCATGGCCGGTCTGCCCGATTGAGCGCGCCGCAATCAACTTCTATTCCGCTGACGCAACGGCGGGCGTCTCCGCCTTGGGCTTGCGCAGCATCATGCGTGCGATGGCCTCGCCGATCACCACGGTGGTGAAGTGGGTGTTGGCGCGGCAGTCTGCCGGCATGATTGACGCGTCGGCGACGCGCAAGCCGGCAATACCCTTCACAGTGCCGTCGGGATTGACCACACCGTTGGCGTCGTTGAAGCCCGTCATGCGGCAGGAGCCGGCGGCGTGCTGGATGTCGCCGGTGTCACGGCGCAGCACGGCTTCGAGCTCACCGGTCGGCAGCGCCGCCGCTTGCGGCAGCGTCATGTCGGTGTCGGTGAGGCGGATCCAGTCGGCGATTCCGGCGAGTGCAGGTTGCGTCGTGAGGACGGCGAGCCGCTTGACCGCATCGACCATGCGCAGCATGTCGCGGGGATCGGCCAGCATGTTCTCCTCTACAACGGGGTCGACGGAGGGATCGATCGAAGCGAGCTTTAGCGTGCCACGCGAATAAGCGTTGTAGAGACCGGCACCGATCGCACCGGGATTGCCGATGCCGCGATGGTTGAAGGCGATCAAGATCATGTCGCGCTTGCCGCCGCCGGCGAGGCCTGACGAATAGGTGACGCAGCAATTGGTGTGGCGCGTATCGCGATCGGTTGGGCGCAGGTCTTCCCGAAGCTGGATGGTGGCACGGAACAGCGGATGATCGAAGTAATCCTTGCCGACCGGCAGATCGCGTTCGACCGCGATGTTCATGGCCCTCAATTCATCGCCAGGGCCGATGCCTGAGCGCATCAGGATGGCCGGGCTGTGGATCGCGCCGGCGCACAGCACGATCTCGCGTGCGCTGATCTCCTGCGTGCCCTGCCCCTCCACATGCACGATGACACCGGTCGCCCGGCCATCCCTGATGACGAGGCGATCGACCAGGGCAAAACCGCGGATCTCCAGATTGGCGCGACCGCGTATGGGCTCCAGATAGCCTTCGTTGGTGGAGATCCGGCGCAGATTGCGGCTGTTGATGGGATAGCAGGCGACACCCTCGCCGTCCGTTCCGTTGAGGTCCTCGCACCAGGCATAGCCTGCGGCGAGTGCCGCATCGCGCAAGCCCCGATCGATCGGGCCCCAAGTCTCCGGCGGCGCGCGATAGACCGGCAGTGGCCCGCCGCGGCCATGGCCGGGTCTGTCGCCGAACTCAAAATCGTCCTCGATCACCGAGAACAGCGGCATCACATCCTTGGCGGACCAGCCGGTGCAGCCGAGCTCTGCCCATTCATCGAATGCGTCGGCGACGCCGCGGATGGCGATCTGGCCGTTCATCATCGAGGAGCCGCCAAGGCCCTTGCCGCGCCAATAGAAGCGCTGCTCCTGGCCTGCGATGCGGCGCGCATGCAGGTTGGGCCACTGCCACTTCTCCTGAAACTCGCGCTGGTGAATGATCGGGATCGGATTCGCAGTGGTCACTTCCCACGGCGCGTCAGCGGCACGCCAGTCGAGGCCGGCTTCCAGCAGCAGCACGCGCTTGCTGGCGACTTCCGAAAGCCTCGCGGCAACCGCGGCGCCGGCGGAGCCGCCGCCGACGACAATGACATCATACATGTGATTCAAGTCCCGATGGTTTGGCCGGCGCATCAAAGCATGGCTCGGCGCTATCGGGCTAGGGTCGCACCCGCGCCAGTCAGCCGCATTATTTGGCGAAATCCGGCTGCCAGTCGCACAATTTTCGCGCAGCACCCGTGATGTCGGTGATGGATGGGAACGACCCCGTCTCCACCATCATCATGCGCGCCAGCCGCACGGCGCGCGCCTCGCTGATCGCCCGCCTCTGCGGATCCTCGATCAGCTCGAAATCGATATTGTGCGCGAGTCCGAAGATGCGGCGGATGATTTTTGCGGCGGCAAATCCGACCGTGTCGGCGAACAGCCGCTGCATATAGGCTTGCCGCTCGGCCTCCAGCCGTGCGGCGCCGTTGTCGCCGGCAAAGAGCGAGGCCGGATAGCCGTCGCCCGCGGCACCCGCGCGCCAGAGGTCGAGGAATTTTCGCAAGAACTCGCTCCAAACCTTCTCGACGGTGTCGAGCACCCAGCCCTCGAACGCGCGCCGTTCGCCCGGTGTGCGCTCATGGCCGGCCGAGGCAAAATAGGCCATCAGGAGATTGGCGATGACGGCGCCGACGTCAAAACCCATCGGGCCGTAGAAGGCGAATTCGGGGTCGATCACCCGCGTCTCGGTCTCCGTCACCATGATCGAGCCGGTATGGAGGTCGCCATGGACCAGCGCCTCCGGGCTCGCCATGAATTTGAGTTTCAGCCGCGAAATCGCGACATGCAGGTCCAGGTCCTCACGCAGGCTTGCTGCGGTGGCGTCGAGGTATGGCGCGGTCCAGCGGTTCTGCTCCGCTATGCGATAGGGATCGGTGAAGATCAAATCCTCGGTGATCTTGCACAGCGCATGATTGCCAGCAAAGGCGGCGATGCCTTCCTTCTTGTCCGCCGCCGACAGCGCGAGATCGGAGGTGTAGAACAGCGTGCGCGCCATGAAGGTCGAGATGTCATCGACGAAGCGCGGATATTTGACGCCGGCGACCAGCCCCTTGCGCATGATGATGTGGGGCTCGAGCAGCTCCATCGCCGTCAGCGCGAGCGTGTCGTTGTGATGCAGCAGCGCCGGCACGAGGCCGGGGGCCAGTTCGGCCTGCCGCGACAACGCCAAAAATTCGTAATGCGCCCGCGACAGCGGCAGCGGCCAGCTTTCGCCGACCAGCCGCACATAAGGCAGCGCCTGCTTCACGGCGATCCCGCCTTGCGCGCCCTTGACGATGAAAACCAGATTGAGATTGCCGTCGCCGACCTCGGTGATCTCCCAAGCGCTCGGCGCCCCGCCCAGCGTTGTCGCTAGCCCTGGAACGCCGGCCAAATAGTCCCGCAGGTCGGCTTCATGCAGGATACAGTATTGATCTGCCCCATCGGCCTTCATGACGCTCCCACCCCATGGCTCTCATGGCCGGCTCGTCACTCGCGCTCCAGGAAGCTCGAACCGATATCGGCCTTTCTTTTAATCGGATCGTAGTCGCAATAGACGCCGTCCGCCACCAGCGTGTAGCTGGCGAAGACCGTGTATTTGTCCGTTTTGACCGAGTTGAGGCCGATGACCGAGGTGCTCTTGCCACCGTTCCACTTGAACGGCGTCGAGCTTTGCGCCCGCTCGCAGGCGGCGACCGCCTCGTTGAAGACGTAGCCTTCGACGAAGGCCTTCATGGTCCGGACCTGGACCGCCATCTTCCATTCGAAATAGCCGATGGCACCGAGGCCAGCGACGATCAACACCAAGAGCGCAATGACGATCCGCTGAAAAGTCATTCTTCCCCCCAAACGCCGCCGCCCAAATCTAGAACGGCATTCCCATCAATTTCGACAACCGTTCGATCGACAAATATCCGGCATGGTAAGCGGCCATGCCAAGCCCGAAAACGATGGCAGAAATGATCGTGGTCCAGATCAGCTTGGGCCCCATCCTGGTCAGGATCGGAGCGCCGGGATCAGTCCCCGGCTCGCCAACGCCGTCCTCATGCTGGCTGCGTACGCCGAACGGCAGGGTCACGAACAGCGTGACCCACCACAGCACGAAGTAGATCGCGAGCGCGGTTGATATCTGGTAGGCCATGGCCTGTCTTACGCCTGCTCGATCTCGACCAACGCGCCGGAAAAATCCTTCGGATGCAGGAACAGCACCGGCTTGCCGTGGGCGCCGATCTTCGGCACGCCGTCGCCGAGCACGCGGGCACCCTCCTTCACCAGCGCATCGCGCGAGGTGATGATGTCGACTACCTCGTAGCAGACATGGTGGATGCCGCCGTCGGCGTTGCGCTCCAGGAATTTGGCGATCGGCGAAGCCTCGCCATAAGGCTCGATGAACTCGATCTTGGTGTTTGGCAGCGTCACGAACACGGTGGTCACGCCGTGCTCGGGCAACGCCACCGCGTCCGAAATCTGCGCGCCGAATGCGGCGCCATAGATCTTCGCCGCCTTGGCGGCGTCCCTGGTCGCGATCGCGACGTGATTGAGCCGGCCCAGCATGTTCCTTCTCCCTTAGAGCATGATCCGCGGTCTTCCGAAAAGATCATGCTTAAACAGTTAGACTGTCAGCACATGTACCAGACAGGGGGGCTTTTTGCCCCAATGTTCGTTGATGACCGCGCGCACCGCCCGCCGCACTGATTCCGCGAGCGCATCGGCGTCGCGGCGCCGCGCCCGCGGCAGGCCCTCGATCGTCGAAACCACGGCGTCGAACACGAGGTCGTCAAAGGTCTCGCCGCCCCTATTCTTCTCGGGGATTCCGACGAGATCAATCTCGGGATCGTCAGCAAGCTCGCCCTGCTCGGTCATGGCGATGGCCACGAAGGCGCAGCCGGAGAACGCCATGCGCCGCCGCTCGACCACCGCGCGCGACTTGGAATCCTCCAAAATCGTGCCGTCCTTGTAGAGCCGGCCCGAGGGCACCGCGCCGACGATGCCGGGATCGCCGGGGCCGAGCTTGACCAGGTCACCGTTGCGGCAGACCAGCACTTTTGGCACGCCCGCCGCGCGCGCGAGCTTGGCATGCTCGTGCAGGTGCAGCGGCTCGCCATGGACGGGGATGAGGAGCTGCGGCTTGGTCCAGGCGATCAGGTCGCGCAGCTCGTCGCGGCGGGGATGGCCGGAGACGTGGACGAGATGGGTGCGATCGGTGATGACCTCGACGCCCTGCGACACCAGGCCGTTGATGATTGCGCCGACCGCCTTCTCGTTGCCGGGGATGGTACGCGAGGAGAAGATGACACTGTCACCCTTGTTCAGGGTGACCTCGGGATGGTCGTCATTGGCGATGCGCGCCAGCGCCGCGCGCGGCTCGCCCTGGCTGCCGGTGCACAGCGCCAGCACCTTCTCCTGGGGGATATGGCCGTAGAATTCGGGGCTGCGGAAATTCTGCACGCCGTCGAGATAGCCGGTCTCGCGCGCCACCTGCACCACCCGGTCCATGGCGCGACCGACCACGACGACCTCGCGGTCCGCCGCCTTGGCCGCATCGGCGACCGCCTTGATGCGGGCGACGTTGGAGGCAAAAGTCGTGACCGCGACGCGGCCCCTGGCCTCTTTGACGAGCTCAATGATGGT from Bradyrhizobium arachidis carries:
- a CDS encoding DUF3303 domain-containing protein, with the protein product MKFIIAWSVPQGTFNAAVARFLETGGAPPDGVKMLGRWHGMNGQGFAISESSDPKAMYRWVAQWSDLLPLTVTPCLEDGDAGEVMASLPKR
- a CDS encoding adenylate/guanylate cyclase domain-containing protein; its protein translation is MAGERVQRRLAAILAADIAGYSRLMGADEEGTLAQLKAHRHAQLDPKIEEHLGRIVKTTGDGMLAEFASVVDALRCAIEIQRGMLERNADVPLERRIEFRVGINVGDIIIDGGDIYGDGVNVAARLEGLAEPGGICVSGRVQEDARGKLDIAFEDAGEQQLKNIAWPVRVYRVRLGGETTQVRSAVALPLALPDKPSIVVLPFTNMSGDSEQDYFADGVTEDIITGLSRARWLFVIARNSSFAYRGRSTDVKQVAHELGVRYVLEGSIRKVGERVRISAQLAEGTSGRQLWAKRYDRELSDIFAMQDEITETIIGAVEPELGKVERRRSAGKRPDNLDAWDLYQRGMSHLYEYTKEDLQRARQYFVQAIAKDPQLGPAHSGLAETYYYEGVYGFAESISDNREKALAPALRAVVLDAEDAGAHCTLGRAYYMRRAYDAAFRELKTALELNPSLALAHYGLGATLLFSGRAAESIPHLTAAIRLSPHDPNMGSFLVRLADAAYFLKRYEEAAEWAMRALQQPNFQWSRYTVLIAALAQLGRLDEARNCIDELQAKRPNTSIAFVRETHLFGDTASFAHYLDGLRMAGLPD
- a CDS encoding GMC family oxidoreductase — protein: MYDVIVVGGGSAGAAVAARLSEVASKRVLLLEAGLDWRAADAPWEVTTANPIPIIHQREFQEKWQWPNLHARRIAGQEQRFYWRGKGLGGSSMMNGQIAIRGVADAFDEWAELGCTGWSAKDVMPLFSVIEDDFEFGDRPGHGRGGPLPVYRAPPETWGPIDRGLRDAALAAGYAWCEDLNGTDGEGVACYPINSRNLRRISTNEGYLEPIRGRANLEIRGFALVDRLVIRDGRATGVIVHVEGQGTQEISAREIVLCAGAIHSPAILMRSGIGPGDELRAMNIAVERDLPVGKDYFDHPLFRATIQLREDLRPTDRDTRHTNCCVTYSSGLAGGGKRDMILIAFNHRGIGNPGAIGAGLYNAYSRGTLKLASIDPSVDPVVEENMLADPRDMLRMVDAVKRLAVLTTQPALAGIADWIRLTDTDMTLPQAAALPTGELEAVLRRDTGDIQHAAGSCRMTGFNDANGVVNPDGTVKGIAGLRVADASIMPADCRANTHFTTVVIGEAIARMMLRKPKAETPAVASAE
- the mtnK gene encoding S-methyl-5-thioribose kinase — translated: MKADGADQYCILHEADLRDYLAGVPGLATTLGGAPSAWEITEVGDGNLNLVFIVKGAQGGIAVKQALPYVRLVGESWPLPLSRAHYEFLALSRQAELAPGLVPALLHHNDTLALTAMELLEPHIIMRKGLVAGVKYPRFVDDISTFMARTLFYTSDLALSAADKKEGIAAFAGNHALCKITEDLIFTDPYRIAEQNRWTAPYLDATAASLREDLDLHVAISRLKLKFMASPEALVHGDLHTGSIMVTETETRVIDPEFAFYGPMGFDVGAVIANLLMAYFASAGHERTPGERRAFEGWVLDTVEKVWSEFLRKFLDLWRAGAAGDGYPASLFAGDNGAARLEAERQAYMQRLFADTVGFAAAKIIRRIFGLAHNIDFELIEDPQRRAISEARAVRLARMMMVETGSFPSITDITGAARKLCDWQPDFAK
- a CDS encoding DUF1467 family protein, which gives rise to MAYQISTALAIYFVLWWVTLFVTLPFGVRSQHEDGVGEPGTDPGAPILTRMGPKLIWTTIISAIVFGLGMAAYHAGYLSIERLSKLMGMPF
- the mce gene encoding methylmalonyl-CoA epimerase, which gives rise to MLGRLNHVAIATRDAAKAAKIYGAAFGAQISDAVALPEHGVTTVFVTLPNTKIEFIEPYGEASPIAKFLERNADGGIHHVCYEVVDIITSRDALVKEGARVLGDGVPKIGAHGKPVLFLHPKDFSGALVEIEQA
- a CDS encoding ribonuclease J, whose amino-acid sequence is MARPDELVFAPLGGVGEIGMNLSIYGLGNRHQRAWLAIDLGVSFGDEEHLPGIDLIMPDISFLEKERKNLMGLVLTHAHEDHFGAIIDLWPKLKCPIYATKFSAALFEAKCAAERNAPNIPVTVIPSGGRVDVGPFNVEFIPVAHSIPESHALAIHTEVGTVLHTGDWKIDPTPIIGQPTDERRLRELGEEGLLALIGDSTNAVREGRSPSEAEVAKTIIELVKEARGRVAVTTFASNVARIKAVADAAKAADREVVVVGRAMDRVVQVARETGYLDGVQNFRSPEFYGHIPQEKVLALCTGSQGEPRAALARIANDDHPEVTLNKGDSVIFSSRTIPGNEKAVGAIINGLVSQGVEVITDRTHLVHVSGHPRRDELRDLIAWTKPQLLIPVHGEPLHLHEHAKLARAAGVPKVLVCRNGDLVKLGPGDPGIVGAVPSGRLYKDGTILEDSKSRAVVERRRMAFSGCAFVAIAMTEQGELADDPEIDLVGIPEKNRGGETFDDLVFDAVVSTIEGLPRARRRDADALAESVRRAVRAVINEHWGKKPPCLVHVLTV